The genomic DNA GATGAAAATGTTTCTTATCTGTACAAGAGGAATGTTTTATTCTTGTTTTCTGTGTGCACTTAAGCACTTTTAATCTATAACTGAACAAAAACACGAACCCTGGCCTTCTGTGTCGTGCAGCAACAGGAGATGGGATTGGTACTGAAGAAAATACCATGTTTCATAAGTTACGTTTTGCAATAAAATGTTAGTTACACTTTGCAAGTGTGCAGAACGTATCACTTTACTGCCTTCTCTGTTTTTGTACACTTACACTTAATttggtattttgtttgttatcatTTGCTTGAGATTTGTTTTCATACTTTCTGCTTTTGTAAAAATTGCTGAAAACAGTAAACAGAGTTAAATAAGAAACCGTCCTCTAAGTGATTTTATGTACATCATCACAAACATCACAAAAAGAccagaggggagagaggaaaaAAGGACATTTGAAGCTATTGCTctctaaaaaaacatttaataacttttattttcCTTTGGTATGTGTAAAATCATGATAACAAAACAGTAGTTAATTCTGTGTCAGTTCTGTATTTGATATCATTCTTAACTGTTCAATGCTATTTTCTTGCAGTTTGAAGGATCTTGTCCAGGACCAATCTATCAAACCCAAGCTGCAGTGCCTCATGGTGGACCCTACCTTTTCCATGGTGACAGTCCAGAGTGAAGACAGTGGAATAGTGTGGGAGACCTCCTCAAGCAGGTGTTCCACCCCATGGGCTTCAGAAGCTAGCAGTACCTCTGATGTGTTCAGTTTGGAAGGTTCTCCTGCGGGATACACACCAGGAAAAATTGTGTTCATCATGGATCAAGATAAAATAGTTCGAAGGAGAAAAAGATCGAGCCTAGGGAGCAGGATGAGTGAAACCAATGGGAAAACCAGGGATAACTCCAAACAGTTTCCCAGGAAAGCCGCTGTCCCCATCATGGAAGTAAGTCTGCAAAAAGCAGGTACAAATGAACTGTCGCCAGATGCTCCCGTAACATCTAGACCAGCAAATAACGGAAACCCTCATCCAAGTCCTTTGAAACGCACAAAAATACACCCGGAGGAGCTCTCACCTGTGTCGGCTAGATCAGGGGGCCAAGGAAATCCACTCCACAGACAGTCTGAAATACATGCTGGGGAGCCTCGACCACACGCCCCTGTGACATCTATACCAATAAGCCAAGGTAACCCACATCTAAACCCCCTGAGAGAAACAGATGTTGTTGCAGAGGAACCTGTACAACATACTCCTGTGTCAGCTAAAGCAGCAAGCAAAGTGAACCCCTATCCCAGTAGTttaagagaaagagaggagatgCTTCCACACATGCCAGTGACTGCTAAGCCAGGGTTCAAAGGCAACCCGCATCCAAATCCTTCAGGAGCAGACAACAATGAACCATCGGAGCACACAGCAGTGTCGGCTAAGCCAGTGGTCAAAGGCAATCCTCATCCACTTCCTTTTCAggaaaaagaaacagaaacacaggAGCTGTTGCCTCATGCTCCTGTAGCGGCTAAGCCAGTAGAAAAAATAGACCCTCCTAAAAGAGAAGATAAACCTCGTGGATTGGTACAAGGAGCATTACTGAAATTTAACACTCCTCCACCAGAACACAAAATTTCAACATTTTCCCTCCAAAAATACTCTAAAGATCCTGTAAAAGAAGAATTAGAATCCAGAGAAGACCAAACCAGAGTTGCAGATATGAACCCCTCGTCGCCCTTGAGGTCCTCAGTCTCTGATAATCCAAAACCAGACAGTGCCTTGTCAAACCCAGCCCCTGTCGCAAGCTCTGCAGCTGATCCCACTGAGCCATCTCAGCAGAATCCATGCTTCTTACCAGACATGAGCCAGAATCCAGTGGTAACAGAGTCTGTACCATTACTTAGGTCTACTGGTACTGCTTTCATGGGAGCAGAGTATTCCTTGCCTAATCCAAGCAAGAATACACTTCCTAATGTTATTGCAGCTACCTCTTCAGAAGAACCAGAGGCAGACAAGCAGACCACGGAACACAAAGCAGAGCCTGATAGTCAGAAAGAACTCTTTAACATTGTCTCTGAAGGCTATGAAATACTGAACATTATTGCTCCTCCGGAAATGTTGTCCATTGATGAAGAGGAAAGCAGTCACATGCAGGATAACTTGGCTTACTTGGAAGACAATCCACTAATTAAACCAAAAGTCTTACAAGAGGCAGTAGAGGCTGATGAAATACCAGTCATTGAAGAAGAGATGGAAACAGAGAGCAATGACATATCTGAAGAAAAAAGAGAACTAAAAGACACAATCATTtcagaacaaaaagaaaccaaCAATGTAGAACAAACAGGGACTCAAAATTTAGAACAGAATAGCACTACTTCTACTGAATTAACACAGCCTTCAGCGCTTGCTCCACTTTCGATAAATGGAAATAGCGACATGGATTATTTTGAAAAATTCACTTTAATGGATGAGCAAGTCCCTGGAGAAAAACCTATTGtagaaaaaacagaaaaggagGATACCCTTGTCAATGAAGATGAAGAAAACGTGGAGGAAAAATCtaaaagtgtttcattttctgAAGACCGTGATGTATTTGTCTTTGTGGATGACATTGAAATTGCAGGAGAACATCTGGATGAAGTATTTTATGGTACTGAACAAACTGAAGCAGAGGCCTGTACCCCAACCAAGCATTACATAGAAGAtgaaacaaatgacaaaaaagaTGCACTTCTCAAAGAAAGTGGTGCCAGTTTATTTAGCCATGAAGAGGAAACCCTTACTAAATGTTACTATCCTGTAACCACCAAAAACATTGATCTTTCTCTTCTGGAGGAACCACCAGCAATGGCATTTCTCTATACAGATCTGTATGACCAGGCAACTGGAAGGAAAGAGAAAGATGACGAACCCTCGGATGAAGAGAGTCTTAATTCTGACGCGTCTTTCCCTAGCAGGCTGTCTGACTCGGATGATAACACAGGcatatattttgaaaaatataatttGAAAGACGATGTTCCCTTAGTCGAAGGGGAACCTACACCTCAAGAGGAGAAAGAAAAAGCACAAAATATATGGCATCAGAATACTTTTGAGCTCACTGGTGGTTTcacgcaaaaaaaaaaggaacctgACATCATTAATGAAGATGCAAGCCCTGAAGCATGTAGCAAGACCTCTGATTTGTCTCCTTATGAGGAAGCAAAACAGCTTATTGATGTTTATGAGGAGTCTGAGGATTTAGTCTTCGAAGCTGTGGTTAGTAAAGATGACGCAGTCTCAGCAGGAGAAGCTGAAACACTAGATGAGAAGAGTCTGGAGGTGGCTGAAGAAGAACCCCAAACTCAACAAGATGTAAAAGAAAAGCCAGCAGAAAAGGAGAAGGAAGGAAGCATGGTTGTTACTCGGGATACTCTTAGCAGTCCTGAATTTGGCAAACATCCATTTGACGTGCTGTCTGGAACGGCCTTGAATGCTCCTGTAGAGGTTCACGAGCTTGACCAAAGTGAAGTGGAAGCGCCTTCTGAACCAAATAAAGCATCAGCAGGTGAAATGGAAGCACAGGCTTTAGAAATTGAAGACGAACCTCTAATAAAATATGAGGTCTCAGCTGAGTCTGCAGAAGACATTTATACAGCTGTCCCAGAACTGAAACCTGAAGAAGAAATCTCAGTTTCTGAGCCAATTCATTTGGAGGAAGGAAGTAAAAACAAGTTGTACACTGCAGAAACAACCTCCGAAACAGATCACGTATCCGTTCAGGACACGCAAGACAAAGCAGTCAAAATTCCAGAGGATGAACCACAACTAATCAAACCAGAGCAACTAGAAGCAGAAGCTTCCTTAATTGAAGACGACCATCGGAAGAAGGAAGCTGCAGTAGATCATGTGGTAGTCATAACTGAACAGAAGATTAGCATGGAACACAGAGACACTTGCAACGTGGATGAAACTGCAGATAAAACCCATGATACAGATGTGGAAAAATCTGAAGAACTGCAGAACCTGCAGGAATGGCATAGTGCAGATTTATCCACAGCAAGATCAGATATTGTGGTAAAACGTCAAGAGCAGGAGTTAAGAAGTTCAGAAGAAACCCAGACCAAAGTGATCCAAGAAACAGTGGAAGAAACTGTACCCGAAAAGCAGGATGACCAACACCCTCCTGTGGAGCACATTGCTAAACCAGATGTTCAGCAACATGATACAGAATCATACGAGGAGGGTTTGCATCTCGGTTTGGAAAATGTACCATCACAGTCAGAAATGTACTTCGAGCAGTGCATTGAGCGTGACGAGGAAACCGCAGAGGACTTAGATTATGAAATGGTCACTCAACAAGACATACAAGATGATTACACAACGTCAGAGATGGAGCTGCTCGGGGAGAGAGAATATATTAGTGAGGGCACCGGGGAGCATCATGAGAATGAATTTGACTTTGTTGACGAAGCAGCTGAGGATGTACCAGCTGAAGAAGTGATTGGGGAAGACTTTGAGATAATCGAGGCCTTAGGTGGAACTTCCATCATCCCAGATGTTGAGATGGCTCTGAAGGAACCAAAAAAGCCTCTGTTAGACACATTCTGTCTGGTCTGCAAATGTCCAATTTCAGCTATAGATAAGCTCTTTGGAGAGCACCAGGACCATGATGTGTCAACATTGGATAAAGCAGTTGTGGTTACAAAGGTAAGTGCTAAACAACATTTCCAGCAGCAGATTTCTTTATTCATTGATGTTAAAGCAATGTTGATATCTCTACAGCAGCATTCTTAATTTTATAGAACATTTTCAATTTTGTTCCGTTTTGTCCCAACCTGCTGTTTTTGAGATATCACACAGTACTGGCTCAGAAACTCCTGTCTAGTCTTATGATTAACTAGGAGACTAAAGGagggatacaaaataaaagtatgaTGGTAAAGTAAAGATATGTATAATGTTGCTTAACACTTAACTAACACAGTGTACCAGACCACAGGGATTCTTAACCACTAGAGTCACAAtaccccttcagtcactgcatgtataattggaccatgttaagtttcctatctacagctatggcaagCGTTTGGCATCACTgagcattttaggattgagacattataaTTAGGGATACCGgttttctgcatttaaaaaatgaataaataaatagataaatcagCAGATGCTTATCGGCACTTATTTTCAGGACCATGAAACATGTAAAAATTGGTTAAAACAACCCTCTGCCCATGTTCCACAATAGAACCTGGTAAAAATCGGTATACATAAAACAACCTAAACAGTAATGAAATATTAACAGTACTAACATCGATAAAACATAAATATTCGCAGCCTGTGACACTAGTAGCAGGCATTTACTCGCCTGAAACTAAAGCCGGGCCAAATGAAGAAATCAGTCAGAATTAAATCTGCTTTGATTGTAGGAAATGCACACACATTTTTCCAAGCTAGCTGCAGACATTGAGGATCGTTCTGGAGCCTGTTTCAGAAAAGTGATTTGCGACAATTCACAATCGTAAGATCCGCTCAAATATTAGAACATACAATGGCGCTTATACTACTAAAACTACTAGTCCAATCCATTTGGGCAAATTGTGATATTTGCTGATCGCTTTGCCAGTGGAGATATTGGGAGACAGTGGGCAAgatgatgatattattattattattattattattattattattattattattattattattattattattattattattattattaataataataaataataataatgttaataatgcattttattaacaagttgtgtaacttttaactatatattttcattatttcTTACTTAGATGGCTAACAAaagatgtgtttatttatgttggGTTAAAGGCAGCAGGAACAGCttctatctgttttttttttttttttgctctcaaTACCAGCAACAGCTACTTAACCAATTATATTTAGACAATGTTTTCCTCCTCATTTCAGGTCTTTTTTTATCTCTTCTTTTAATCTCTTTCTACTTACTAGATCtatccattttattattttgggtACCGTTTTCTGCTCCACCCTTAAAGCATTTACTGCATCAGTGATTATGTGCCACTTTCTGGTCTTCGTTAGTTAAACTTCCAGAAAACTTGCCAAATAGAACAGATCTGTGTTGGGCAACCATTTCTATAATTGTATCCATttcttctttgaaaaaaaatgtttctctttGCACCCCTGCCATTGTGTAATTTCCTAATCCGTCACTGTGCTTTAAAGTGGATTATCGAGTTACTGATTTTATTGAGCACAGATCGCAAAACAGTGATCATAAGCGATGGCACTTCAACCTCATCACAacctcatcacaaccacatcacaaccacatcgcAACCACGTCACAGTCGCAGGACCTTCATGAAACAGGCCCCTGGACGTTACAGAAATTGTAAGGAGTGtatgcaacaacaacaaaccaggtCCGAACTGACGCGGGAAGCCTTCTCACGCATTCTTTCTCAGCAGGCGATGTTAGGAAATggagttcaaaataaaaacaagtggaGGTTCCGCTTTTATCGGTTTTATAAAAGAAATGCCGCTAACTTGAACATTAAATTCGGCAGGTATTTATTGGCAAGAATCAGGTTTTTATTGAAAACCGGAACCCCTAATTTATAATCTAtttgtataatgtttttttcaaagttttggcaggacaacttctcgaactccatagagttcacgcaaacttttaaaatttctaaaagttaaattaaaaaatcGTAACCGAAGGGGCTATTGAAGAGTGTTGCAGGCAGTGAGCAAAAAGGTCATGCACTGCTTTTCTCTATGTGGTATAACACTTGAAAGTGTTGTTGACAGACTCTGGGAATCATATTACACACCTCTTTAGTAAATCCCCTGGCTGTGCCACTGCTGCACTGACAGGACCTCATATCTCACAGAGCACCTTGGTGCAGGCATGTGGTTCTTTTGTTCCCAGATAGTCCAGTAAAGGCTAAATAGGCCTAATATTCTTAAAAGGTATGCTCTGCAAACCTAAATGGCCAGTGCTTAACTTTTGAAGTGCAGGTGTGATATTTTTACCTTTACATAACAGGAAAGGGTTCACTGTGTTTACTGGCTTTTAAAGGAAGAAGGATACTGAGCTTGGGGTTTAAAGCAGGTTGCGCATTGTAATGGAGAGGAATAAATAACCATAGACGTAAAACAAGAGGACATGAGGTGCGGGGCAGCTGGAGCCATTCCTCCAGACTCCTCCCCATTCCTCCAGACTCCTCCCCATTCCTCCAGACTCCTCCCCCTTCCTCTGGGATTCCGGGGTGGGTTGACCAAAAAAGTTGATGGTGCTCCAGTCGTAAGTTTTATAAATATCTCTAACACAGTCTGGTCTTAAAGGCATAGGCTTCACCTATGTGTTTTCCCTGAAGTTGTTGGTACGGAGGAAAAGGACAAATTATTATCCAGACGCAAGTTTATGCCATGTTCATTTTCATCATCCAATTACGAGCCCGCAAAGGGTTATTTTTTGTTCTCAACCAGGGCAGGAACATGCGAAGTATCATGTAGCACATGTTTAGAGGCTTTCATAGCGTCAGCTATTCTGTTTGCCTGGTGCTTCTGAGTCAGGCACTGTGGTATCTTTTAAACAGCTGCCACTGCAGTCACTGCCATCACTGCCAGGGACCCCATAGTTTATCAGTCTTACCTCAGCTTGTGTTTGATACTTTCCGTCCTTTCAACCCATgtgcttttgttgtgttttgtatcTTTTTAGGAGGTAATACAGTACCGATTTATAATTATAGCAAAGAATATCATTATATTTCGAGAAGCTGCTCAGTTTTAAAGGGATtttgaaagcaaacaaaaaatggcCCTTACCACATGGAgaagagttgaatttaaatcagaggaagtaatgttaaaactttacaatgcattagtaagacctcacctagaatattgtgttcagttctggtcacctcattacaaaaaagaatattgctgctctagaaagagtgcaaagaagagcaaccagaattatcccgggtttaaaaggcatgtcgtatgcagacaggctaaaataatttaatctattcagtcttgtacaaagaagactacgcggtgatctgattcaagcattcaaaatcctaaaaggtataaacaatgtcgacccaggggacttttttgatctgaaaaaagaaacaaggaccaggggtcacaaatggagattagataaaggggcattcagaacagaaaattggaggcacttttttacacagagaattgtgagggtctggaaccaactccccagtaatgttgttgaagctgacaccctgggatccttcaagaagctgcttgatgagattctgggatcagtaagctactaacaaccaaacgaacaagatgggctgaatggcctcttctcgtttgtaaactttcttatgttcttaaaacataGAATCGAAGGAACTGTATGCCTTAACCCTACTGTCCGCATACAGTACATGAAAGACTCAATTGCTGTAATCATGCTACATTTTGACTGCTCAAACTCAAGTCTCTATCGTCccaatatcaaaataaaaaacatttatttattttacatttaatttaaaatgtaatttacatttaataaaaaaatgaaaactgacaCATCCAGCACCCAAAATAAGAGCAACATTATTTTAAGATGAAGTTTTTAATCATTAATCAAAGGCCCCGTGGGATCCTCAATTGAACTGTCATGCACAGCAGTGGATTGATtgacaggagcagcagcagcagaattcTGGTTCACTACAATTGCAGTGCAATGGTTTGACCTAAAGTGCAAGGGCAACCACATTGAGCCATGTGTAATAGTGTAAATTTATTCCTGTTtccaaacattttgtttaaatggttGAGATACAGTACTAGGCTAATTGGCAGATCTTGTAGACTGATTGATCCACAAGGTGTTCAATCAGATCGATAACGAAGCTATTTATGGCAAAGCGGCATCCAGCACAAAACAGAGAGCTAAATGTTGTGATGGATTGCTTGTGTTTACTTTTTTACTAGTCTTCAGTCAGAAAGTGAGAACCAATGACAAGTCTCTGCTCCTTAACTAGACCAATCAGTAATAGTCAGAGGTGGGTTCTTGACAAACAGCAAAAATCTGCACCAAAGCAAAGCCTGCCACCATACAGTAAGAGGAGTGATGTAATTAGGTAAGGTAGCTTCCTTTGGCAGTGGGGGTTTATGGAGGTGTCTGTCCACACCCTGTACATTCATGTGTTACATACACATACTGTGGATGGTGATCCACTTTTTACTGATACAGATTACACAGCACAACGTGTCTTTATGCACTAGTCATGTAACAGTAAAACAATACAGCTCTTACAAACCCGAGCACTAAACAGCAGGCGTAAAGCTGTGGCTTGCAAGTTCCACAGATTCATTCAGCATGTCTTAAAACTGGACAGGAAGGGGGATTGTTTCAGACTAGCACTAATAATGGTAAAGTGAGCTGTGTTATTTAGACTAAATAATTGAATGTGCCACGGTGTAGGGAAGTTGCCAGTTGTCATTTATCAAGGCTCATACAGTAAAAAACCCACATCTCTAATTTCTAGAATAATCACAGTCCTTCTTTTCATTCCCTTCTGCTGTTTTCTGTTGGGCTGGTTTTCTTATTCAGGTCTCAGTGGGAGAGACTGTTCCAGCTGCTTTTAGAAGCTGCTAGATCTGGATAATGATGTCATGATTGTTTGGCTACAACCTATCCTGAGGAAAGGTCCTTTCTaagtgcattttattattattattattattattattattattattattattattattattattattatttatttcttagcagacgcccttacccggGGCGACTTAGTTGTATAcgaaaaatacatatcaagaattacagtacaattaagagcaagatacaaaatacaatgactttagttctaataagagcaaatacaaaacacagtacgatttgatatcggggcagttcaagagcagataacagtgttgatagttacatcagggctagatatgagtgcaagtgaaatacaaaatagtacagattgggttaagtgcaggattaaatacagtaaaatagggagcagataagtaagttaaagtgcattcaaggcagagtgctatatagtccagaagggaagagttgggttttacaggtgttgtctgaagaggtgtgtcttgaggaggcgccagaaggtggtcagggactgggcagtcctgacatccgtaggaaggttgttccaccactgtggggcaagggtggagaatgagcaggctctggaggcaggggagcatagaggcggtacagccagtcttctactacatgcggagcggagaggttgggtgggggtgtagtctggtcaaggcatcagtaggagagtacaagagtcttgaactggatgcgagcgggaggtagagagaacaccaggtgagcagcggagttctggatgagctggagtggatggttggcggatgcagggaggccgtCCAGGAGGTagctgcagtagtctaggcgggagagtaccagggcctggacgaggagttgtgtggagtagttggtgaggaagggtcgaattcttcatatgttgctcaggaagaaacggcaggtgcatgctagagtggagatgtgctgggagtaggagagtcctgggttactccgaggttcttggctgaggaggagggagagagcgtggtagattccagaggaatggagatagagagatcagaggacggggaagaaaaggaggtcagatttagagaggttgagtttgaggtgatgcgagtgcatccagaaggagatagcagacagacagatagagacacGGAAGGAggtggtggggtcagagggggggaaggagaggaagatctgagcatcatcagcatagaaatggtatgagaaaccataggatgcgatgaggggcccagggagcgggtgtagagagagaacaggagaggacccaagactgatccttgggggactcctattgagagagggcgaggtgtggaggttgagccgtgcCAGGTAACCTGGTAGGTGcagt from Acipenser ruthenus chromosome 2, fAciRut3.2 maternal haplotype, whole genome shotgun sequence includes the following:
- the LOC131697718 gene encoding cardiomyopathy-associated protein 5-like, with protein sequence MEACCLPEDRIEPEIAFTIDDASSEVGAIENEEAEELGNSLKDLVQDQSIKPKLQCLMVDPTFSMVTVQSEDSGIVWETSSSRCSTPWASEASSTSDVFSLEGSPAGYTPGKIVFIMDQDKIVRRRKRSSLGSRMSETNGKTRDNSKQFPRKAAVPIMEVSLQKAGTNELSPDAPVTSRPANNGNPHPSPLKRTKIHPEELSPVSARSGGQGNPLHRQSEIHAGEPRPHAPVTSIPISQGNPHLNPLRETDVVAEEPVQHTPVSAKAASKVNPYPSSLREREEMLPHMPVTAKPGFKGNPHPNPSGADNNEPSEHTAVSAKPVVKGNPHPLPFQEKETETQELLPHAPVAAKPVEKIDPPKREDKPRGLVQGALLKFNTPPPEHKISTFSLQKYSKDPVKEELESREDQTRVADMNPSSPLRSSVSDNPKPDSALSNPAPVASSAADPTEPSQQNPCFLPDMSQNPVVTESVPLLRSTGTAFMGAEYSLPNPSKNTLPNVIAATSSEEPEADKQTTEHKAEPDSQKELFNIVSEGYEILNIIAPPEMLSIDEEESSHMQDNLAYLEDNPLIKPKVLQEAVEADEIPVIEEEMETESNDISEEKRELKDTIISEQKETNNVEQTGTQNLEQNSTTSTELTQPSALAPLSINGNSDMDYFEKFTLMDEQVPGEKPIVEKTEKEDTLVNEDEENVEEKSKSVSFSEDRDVFVFVDDIEIAGEHLDEVFYGTEQTEAEACTPTKHYIEDETNDKKDALLKESGASLFSHEEETLTKCYYPVTTKNIDLSLLEEPPAMAFLYTDLYDQATGRKEKDDEPSDEESLNSDASFPSRLSDSDDNTGIYFEKYNLKDDVPLVEGEPTPQEEKEKAQNIWHQNTFELTGGFTQKKKEPDIINEDASPEACSKTSDLSPYEEAKQLIDVYEESEDLVFEAVVSKDDAVSAGEAETLDEKSLEVAEEEPQTQQDVKEKPAEKEKEGSMVVTRDTLSSPEFGKHPFDVLSGTALNAPVEVHELDQSEVEAPSEPNKASAGEMEAQALEIEDEPLIKYEVSAESAEDIYTAVPELKPEEEISVSEPIHLEEGSKNKLYTAETTSETDHVSVQDTQDKAVKIPEDEPQLIKPEQLEAEASLIEDDHRKKEAAVDHVVVITEQKISMEHRDTCNVDETADKTHDTDVEKSEELQNLQEWHSADLSTARSDIVVKRQEQELRSSEETQTKVIQETVEETVPEKQDDQHPPVEHIAKPDVQQHDTESYEEGLHLGLENVPSQSEMYFEQCIERDEETAEDLDYEMVTQQDIQDDYTTSEMELLGEREYISEGTGEHHENEFDFVDEAAEDVPAEEVIGEDFEIIEALGGTSIIPDVEMALKEPKKPLLDTFCLVCKCPISAIDKLFGEHQDHDVSTLDKAVVVTKNKLIEYISELQGRAEKIEDLVSELELAFNTVEENCSRTEQLLDDQNEEMMKTVVEQYSQMSQNLEEEKKNKLEQLYDQLVTFQESTESAKEILEESVKEVEEPEDLIFISSSNDISRRLNNALETTVALELAPSAFPVFEDYAKSTSGNGQKLLKSIAVPQTPKLQPQEASSATSSSVMVYWKVNEGDVIDCFQVYCMEEPQGAMSEEYRVTVKESYCTLEDLEPDKCYLVWVMAVNYTGCSLPSEKTSFRTAPSGPVIKSEECTVCWDTATIRWSSANLDAVECFTLEYCKQYACEGEGLRSVSGIRNCEQKVLLQPSENYLFYIKAVNFAGASEQSEAALISTKGTRFHLLKETANSALVLSEDGTAIHYQEQTFKHRAKLNDSLGVLGELLPPRGYHYWETAVGGSEAYRIGVLYPSTPRDSPLGQNSTSWCIRCNSSPTSRRFEFLHSSTQADIQVAELPLRIGTLLDYLHGRLLFFNTQSGQLLFSYRHTFTEACHPALAVDRPGSLTLHTGIQTPDFVKHS